In a single window of the Nilaparvata lugens isolate BPH chromosome 1, ASM1435652v1, whole genome shotgun sequence genome:
- the LOC111055572 gene encoding LOW QUALITY PROTEIN: serine/threonine-protein kinase 32A (The sequence of the model RefSeq protein was modified relative to this genomic sequence to represent the inferred CDS: substituted 1 base at 1 genomic stop codon) → MGTHQSRVRDKPPDHQQNEVNFDQFLILRAIGKGSFGKVCIVQKKDTKQMYAMKYVQKAQCLERDAVQNVLREVEILSSLEHPYLVNLWFSFQDEEDLFMVSDLMLGGDLRYHLGRDVQFSEASVSLITCQIALALDYLSSQRILHRDIKPDNILLDEEGHAHLTDFNIAAVLKEGELATSVSGTKPYIAPEVFDCGGGVGGVTGGYSFAADWWSLGVTSYELMCRARPFAIDSATSLAEARALFAIPVSYPPRCSPQIKQLLKKLLQVKPSSRASSIDDLKRTELLKNCDFEAILEGNVKPPFTPPRDHLNCDPTFELEEMIVEAKPLHKKKKRLAKQSNQVPVSXKFRSPDSEVDDCLTGFMTYNREKVLMKKERERKENDWEKELIDAMNLSGATCVSKEAASSSSSSSPLPHEHQPHHNRKRQQQQQLQQLKQRSCSSKLHVSLDSVQARLTPPTPSPP, encoded by the exons GTGTGCATAGTGCAGAAAAAGGACACGAAGCAGATGTACGCGATGAAGTATGTGCAGAAAGCGCAATGCCTCGAACGCGACGCAGTGCAGAACGTGCTTCGCGAGGTGGAAATTCTTTCCAGTTTGGAGCATCCCTATCTCGTCAATCTCTGGTTCTCCTTTCAAG ATGAAGAGGACCTGTTCATGGTATCGGACCTGATGCTGGGTGGAGATCTGCGCTACCACTTGGGTCGCGATGTGCAATTCAGCGAGGCATCTGTCTCCCTCATCACCTGCCAGATCGCGCTCGCACTCGACTACCTCAGCTCTCAGCGCATACTGCACAG AGATATCAAACCTGACAATATACTCCTTGATGAAGAAG GTCATGCTCATTTGACAGATTTCAACATAGCGGCGGTTCTAAAAGAAGGAGAGCTTGCCACATCGGTATCCGGTACGAAACCCTACATTG CACCGGAGGTGTTCGACTGTGGCGGCGGGGTGGGAGGAGTGACGGGGGGCTACTCGTTCGCAGCTGACTGGTGGTCCCTGGGTGTCACCTCCTACGAGCTGATGTGTCGAGCGCGGCCCTTCGCCATCGACTCTGCCACCAGTCTCGCCGAGGCCAGAGCCCTCTTCGCCATTCCTGTCAGCTACCCGCCACGGTGCTCGCCACAAATCAAGCAGCTACTCAAAAAG CTGTTACAAGTGAAACCAAGTTCGAGAGCCAGCAGCATAGATGACCTGAAAAGGACAGAGTTGTTGAAAAATTGCGACTTCGAAGCTATACTTGAGGGCAACGTTAAGCCTCCTTTTACACCACCG AGAGACCATTTGAACTGCGATCCGACTTTTGAACTGGAGGAGATGATAGTTGAAGCCAAGCCACTGCACAAGAAAAAGAAACGATTGGCCAAACAGAGTAATCAGgtgcctgtttcataaaaatttagaagtcct GATAGCGAAGTGGACGACTGTTTGACGGGATTCATGACGTACAATCGAGAAAAAGTACTGATGAAAAAGGAGAGAGAGCGAAAAGAAAATGACTGGGAGAAAGAGCTGATAGATGCAATGAACCTTTCTGGAGCTACATG TGTGAGTAAGGAGGCagcatcgtcatcatcatcatcatcaccattgcCACACGAGCATCAGCCGCATCACAACAGAAAGAgacaacagcagcagcagctgcAGCAGTTGAAGCAGCGCTCATGCAGCAGCAAACTCCACGTTTCACTGGACAGCGTTCAGGCCAGGCTCACCCCTCCCACCCCCAGCCCACCCTAG